CTCGATCGCCCTACGCGAGAACGCCCACCAGCTGGCCGAGCGTCTGGCACGCCTCACCGGTGAGCTCCTGGTGGAGGCCCTGCCCTTGATCGAAGCCGCGGGCCCCGGTCCTGAAGCGGAGCGCCTCGCACGGCTGGGGGTCCGGACACAGCCGGACGAGGGCATGACCTACGCCCGCATGCTCACGAAGGAAGACGCCCAGATCGATTGGTCGGCGTCCGCCCTTGCGATCCACCGCCAGATCATGGGGCTCTACCCCGCGGCCACGAGCAGCTGGAAGGGGAAGCGGCTGAAGGTGCTCTCCTCTGAACCCCTGATCAAACGCCTGAAGCAGGACCTCAGCCCAGAGGCCCAGGCCCTGGCGGAGCGGTGGGGACTCAACGCGGGGGAGAGCTCCAGCCATACACCCGGGACCGTGCTGGAGTGCGTTGATTCCACGGGGTTCGTGGTGGCCAGCTCGGGCTGTCCCCTCTTGATCCGCGCGGCGCAGCTGGAAGGGAAAAGTGCCAGCCAGGGCACCCAGCTGCTGCAGCAACTCGCTGCAGTCGCCGGCGACCGACTGGGGGACTAGGCCACCAGGAACTGATAGGCGTCGTTCACGCGCCGAAAGGCCTCCGCCGTCCCGCCCACATCGGGATGGTGCTGTTTCACCAAGCGTCGATGGGCCTGCTTGATCGCCTGCTTGGAGGCCCCCCACTCCAACCCCAGCACGGATAGAGCCGCCACCCGTTGCGGGTCCCGTCCGCGGTCGCCAGTGCTGCCGTTGCTGGACTGCTGCTGGCGGTCCGTGCGGCGCTGATCGCTGC
This DNA window, taken from Synechococcus sp. LTW-R, encodes the following:
- the fmt gene encoding methionyl-tRNA formyltransferase yields the protein MRILFWGTPAYAVSSLDALVDARHELVGVVTQPDRRRGRGKALVPSPVKARAVELGLPVFTPERIRKEPDCQQQLAALGADVYVVVAFGQILPKEVLQQPPLGCWNGHGSLLPRWRGAGPIQWSLIEGDAETGVGIMAMEEGLDTGPVLLERAISIALRENAHQLAERLARLTGELLVEALPLIEAAGPGPEAERLARLGVRTQPDEGMTYARMLTKEDAQIDWSASALAIHRQIMGLYPAATSSWKGKRLKVLSSEPLIKRLKQDLSPEAQALAERWGLNAGESSSHTPGTVLECVDSTGFVVASSGCPLLIRAAQLEGKSASQGTQLLQQLAAVAGDRLGD